One genomic region from Halobacteriovorax vibrionivorans encodes:
- a CDS encoding AI-2E family transporter, which produces MKRKKKMTSNDRLRAIIFGLFILCCMGLFFLFPRVATPLLICYILTLILNPILLFIERYHINRNLSSAILVVIFLFATIYPVVKVTPIMVSELNNLEVYIPKVEYFLKTSYSSLQAFVEARSGYRLSNEYLLQTLNFVKDEISAFVLVLPKFLGTALELFFIVPLFLFFTLRDMRTFREKVTRLLPNKYFEKLYHLSFQFNRRIGDYILAKVIEASILGIIIFAGLFFMDIRFSLIFGILAAVTNIIPYLGPLFGSVPALIFIAAEYGMGTDFGGVLILYLVANAIDIAIVFPLLVSKIVNLHPVVVVGSVILGSQMIGITGMIISIPLAAAIKLLIDQVLKDVYEEGY; this is translated from the coding sequence ATGAAGAGAAAGAAAAAAATGACCAGTAATGATCGTCTAAGGGCCATAATTTTTGGATTATTTATCCTCTGTTGCATGGGCCTGTTTTTTCTATTTCCTAGAGTCGCAACGCCTCTTTTAATTTGCTACATTCTAACTCTGATTCTAAATCCAATATTATTATTTATTGAACGTTATCATATAAATCGAAACCTTTCCTCGGCCATCCTTGTTGTCATCTTTCTATTTGCTACAATTTATCCAGTGGTAAAGGTTACTCCAATAATGGTGAGTGAATTAAACAATTTAGAAGTTTATATTCCAAAAGTAGAATATTTCCTAAAAACAAGCTACTCATCTTTGCAGGCATTTGTTGAAGCAAGGTCTGGCTATCGTTTAAGTAATGAGTACCTTTTACAAACCTTGAACTTTGTAAAAGATGAGATCAGTGCTTTTGTTTTGGTACTGCCAAAGTTTCTTGGTACGGCACTGGAATTGTTTTTTATTGTGCCTTTATTTCTCTTTTTTACATTAAGAGATATGAGAACATTCAGAGAGAAGGTCACAAGACTTTTACCTAATAAGTACTTTGAAAAGCTTTATCATCTCTCATTTCAATTTAACCGTCGTATTGGTGATTATATTCTGGCTAAGGTTATTGAGGCCAGTATTTTAGGGATCATAATTTTTGCGGGCCTATTCTTTATGGATATCCGCTTTTCTCTGATCTTTGGAATCCTTGCAGCAGTTACTAATATTATCCCTTATCTAGGCCCATTATTTGGCTCTGTTCCTGCATTAATCTTTATTGCCGCCGAATACGGAATGGGCACAGACTTTGGTGGTGTTTTAATCCTCTATCTTGTTGCCAATGCCATTGATATCGCAATTGTCTTTCCATTACTTGTTTCAAAAATCGTTAACCTCCACCCAGTTGTTGTTGTAGGGAGTGTTATTCTTGGCTCTCAAATGATTGGAATTACGGGAATGATTATTTCAATTCCATTAGCGGCCGCAATTAAGCTATTAATTGATCAAGTTCTTAAAGATGTTTACGAAGAAGGCTATTAG
- a CDS encoding cyclic nucleotide-binding domain-containing protein, giving the protein MTEKYSKEDQIDINLIKFLWSINPLIKSNKVTIPYLLRETVILRNLGEFELFQLSKYFHKRTYEKGEVIFKEGDFGIGFYIIVSGRVELYTERSGKKFHVTNLERRDYLGEIGLLEEGHKRSVSAVASEPLEMLGIFKPDLELMITEKPGLSSKFLQAMSELVVKKLHILAREIRKLKVENSDLNDEVNALNEEKEKNDQ; this is encoded by the coding sequence ATGACTGAGAAGTATTCTAAAGAAGATCAAATCGATATTAACTTAATAAAGTTTTTGTGGTCGATTAATCCTCTTATTAAAAGCAATAAGGTAACCATCCCATATCTGCTAAGAGAAACTGTTATCTTAAGAAATCTCGGTGAATTTGAATTATTTCAACTTTCAAAATACTTTCACAAAAGAACATATGAAAAAGGTGAGGTTATCTTCAAAGAAGGTGACTTTGGAATTGGCTTCTACATCATTGTCTCTGGTCGTGTTGAACTTTATACAGAGCGAAGTGGAAAGAAGTTTCATGTAACTAATCTTGAAAGAAGGGACTACCTGGGAGAGATTGGTCTACTTGAAGAAGGTCATAAGCGTTCTGTGTCTGCAGTTGCTTCAGAGCCACTTGAGATGCTGGGAATTTTTAAACCTGATCTCGAGCTAATGATTACAGAAAAGCCGGGACTCTCTTCTAAATTCCTCCAAGCAATGAGTGAGCTAGTTGTAAAGAAGTTACATATTCTTGCAAGAGAAATTAGAAAACTTAAGGTTGAGAACTCTGATTTGAATGATGAAGTAAATGCACTAAATGAAGAGAAAGAAAAAAATGACCAGTAA
- a CDS encoding tetratricopeptide repeat protein — protein MPDTNTGNPLKELEELYKNKDYEAYKDLLIKNKSLFIDAQYFYNLGTAYLKLEDLGAARLYLEKSYQLGQQDKLVTNNIDYIKTQYDLGSQEYNLVAKGLDIPSVYYTSITLVLLLIVLVLNWRTKIHKGIIFILFIVSLSPAIFNSIYLKATYNNAVVMKDTQVHEGPSAIFEHNQQAREGLRVIISKVNEGWSFIYWPSSVKGWVKSDSIETY, from the coding sequence ATGCCAGATACTAACACAGGAAATCCACTAAAAGAATTGGAAGAACTTTATAAAAATAAAGATTATGAAGCTTATAAAGATCTTCTGATTAAAAATAAAAGTCTATTTATCGATGCCCAGTATTTTTATAATTTGGGCACCGCGTACTTGAAATTAGAAGACCTTGGAGCGGCCAGACTTTATCTTGAAAAGTCATATCAGCTAGGTCAGCAAGATAAGCTTGTAACCAATAATATCGACTATATTAAGACTCAATATGACTTAGGTAGTCAGGAGTATAATCTTGTTGCCAAAGGCCTTGATATACCAAGTGTTTATTATACTAGTATTACCTTGGTACTACTTTTGATTGTTTTAGTTTTAAATTGGAGAACTAAAATTCATAAAGGTATTATTTTTATTTTATTTATCGTTTCACTCAGTCCTGCTATTTTCAATAGCATCTATTTGAAAGCAACATATAATAATGCTGTTGTGATGAAAGATACGCAAGTCCATGAAGGACCTTCTGCAATTTTTGAACATAACCAGCAGGCACGTGAAGGACTTAGAGTGATTATCTCTAAGGTGAATGAGGGATGGTCTTTTATTTATTGGCCAAGTAGCGTTAAGGGTTGGGTTAAGTCCGATTCCATTGAAACTTATTAA
- a CDS encoding aminotransferase class III-fold pyridoxal phosphate-dependent enzyme, with protein MEYGVRNNEINDQFDKLFSSILKEQKNFMEVRGPQEGKEHLVEETLKAYNQERGKGIYFNYVSSGRGHGPFTELIDGSVKYDLIGGIGPNLLGHSHPIYIKSHLEAALGDSVMCGNLQPYPQAIELTNNLLSAVKESNLKHFWFTGSGSFANDLALKLVWQKKDPAYRVIAFKKAFAGRSVATQDITHNANYRQGMPKSLDVDHVPHFDQNNPEDSLKNTLAALEEVTAKHPNQHCAIMLEIIQGEGGFIFGPKEYYEEIFKWAKKKGLYIWIDEVQTFGRTRELFAFQTMGLDKYVDIVSVGKALQVCGVLYSEELNPKPGLIAGTFNGSVSALSTGSKLIKYLTEGNFYGDNGRIKELEDKFITKLTHLMKNSCKDKMTYVGGIGTMIAFEVGDSTTETVSKFVKALFNNGIVAFMAGKEPTRVRLLLPLAMTDEHIDDIISIIEKTILEEIN; from the coding sequence ATGGAATACGGCGTTAGAAACAATGAAATAAATGATCAATTTGATAAGCTATTCTCTTCAATTCTTAAAGAGCAGAAGAATTTTATGGAAGTTCGTGGGCCACAAGAAGGAAAAGAGCATCTAGTTGAAGAAACTTTAAAAGCTTATAATCAAGAAAGAGGTAAAGGTATCTACTTTAACTATGTTTCATCTGGACGCGGACACGGGCCATTCACTGAGTTAATTGACGGTTCAGTAAAGTATGACTTAATCGGCGGTATTGGTCCTAACCTACTTGGTCACTCACATCCTATCTATATTAAGTCACACCTTGAGGCAGCTCTTGGTGACTCAGTTATGTGTGGAAATCTTCAACCATATCCACAAGCAATCGAATTAACAAATAATCTACTTAGTGCAGTTAAAGAAAGTAACCTGAAGCACTTTTGGTTTACAGGTTCAGGTAGTTTTGCAAATGATCTAGCTCTTAAGCTTGTTTGGCAAAAGAAAGATCCTGCTTATCGTGTGATTGCTTTCAAGAAAGCTTTTGCAGGTAGAAGTGTTGCTACTCAGGATATCACTCATAATGCTAATTACCGTCAAGGGATGCCTAAGTCTTTAGATGTTGATCACGTTCCACATTTTGATCAAAACAACCCTGAGGACTCATTAAAGAATACACTAGCGGCACTTGAGGAAGTTACAGCGAAACACCCAAATCAGCACTGTGCAATTATGCTTGAAATTATTCAAGGTGAAGGTGGGTTTATCTTTGGACCAAAAGAATATTACGAAGAAATTTTTAAGTGGGCCAAGAAGAAAGGTTTATATATTTGGATTGATGAAGTTCAAACATTTGGTAGAACAAGAGAATTATTTGCATTCCAAACAATGGGCCTAGATAAGTATGTCGATATTGTTTCTGTAGGAAAGGCCCTACAAGTTTGTGGTGTCCTTTATAGTGAAGAATTAAACCCTAAGCCTGGTTTAATTGCAGGTACTTTCAATGGATCTGTTTCAGCACTTTCAACAGGAAGTAAACTTATTAAGTATCTAACAGAAGGTAATTTCTACGGAGATAATGGACGTATCAAAGAATTAGAAGATAAGTTCATCACAAAGCTTACTCACTTAATGAAGAACTCTTGTAAAGACAAGATGACTTATGTTGGTGGTATTGGAACAATGATAGCTTTTGAAGTCGGTGACTCAACAACTGAAACCGTTTCAAAATTTGTTAAGGCTCTATTTAATAACGGAATCGTTGCCTTTATGGCCGGTAAAGAACCAACGCGAGTTAGACTACTTCTGCCTCTTGCTATGACTGATGAGCATATTGATGACATCATTTCTATAATTGAAAAAACAATCTTAGAAGAAATAAATTAG
- a CDS encoding arginine N-succinyltransferase: MFRIRPVKKEDLEDLYDLSGLYTFINLPHDKELIESKINSSLRSFKQMSSDLSRDHYIFVLEDLEANRVIGCSMIHARHGDEHEPHFYLKVGQENKFSQTINTGFIHGTLKLGYDTDGPTEIGGLILDPSYRGNPNKLGKVLSFCRFMYMGLNPHRFKDTVHSELMPPFDADGKSPLWEAIGRRFLNMEYHDADILSRKNKEFILSLFPSGTIYETLLPIEARNAVGKVGLDTEPVKRMLESIGFKYTNEVDPFDGGPHYRCKLKDIKPVQTIQKAKIEQGSCNHPKLYLVMTNEENFEVICLKGELNNDILTVDNISQYKLDQGQDVTVMAI, translated from the coding sequence ATGTTTCGAATAAGACCTGTTAAAAAAGAAGACTTAGAAGATTTATATGATCTTTCGGGATTATATACTTTTATTAACTTACCTCATGATAAGGAGTTAATCGAAAGTAAGATCAATAGTTCTCTTCGCTCTTTTAAACAAATGAGTTCTGATCTTTCACGAGATCATTATATTTTTGTGCTAGAAGACCTTGAGGCAAATAGAGTTATCGGCTGCTCTATGATTCACGCACGTCATGGTGATGAACATGAGCCTCATTTTTATTTGAAAGTTGGACAAGAAAATAAATTTTCCCAAACAATAAATACAGGTTTCATACACGGAACCCTAAAGCTTGGCTACGATACAGATGGGCCTACAGAAATTGGTGGCCTTATCCTTGATCCAAGTTATCGAGGCAATCCTAATAAACTAGGAAAGGTTCTTTCATTTTGTCGTTTCATGTATATGGGATTAAATCCTCATCGTTTTAAGGACACTGTTCACTCTGAACTAATGCCCCCATTCGATGCCGATGGAAAATCTCCACTATGGGAAGCAATTGGTAGACGATTTCTAAATATGGAATATCATGATGCCGATATCTTAAGTCGTAAGAATAAAGAATTCATTCTAAGCCTCTTCCCTTCAGGAACAATTTACGAAACCCTACTTCCAATTGAAGCGAGAAATGCCGTTGGAAAAGTTGGACTTGATACAGAACCAGTAAAGAGAATGCTTGAATCAATTGGTTTTAAGTATACAAATGAAGTGGATCCATTTGATGGTGGTCCACACTATCGCTGTAAGCTAAAAGACATTAAGCCTGTTCAAACAATCCAAAAAGCAAAGATAGAGCAAGGAAGTTGTAATCATCCAAAACTTTACCTTGTTATGACAAATGAAGAAAACTTTGAGGTAATCTGTCTCAAAGGTGAACTCAATAATGATATACTTACTGTCGACAACATTTCACAATATAAACTTGATCAAGGTCAAGACGTCACAGTGATGGCAATATAA